One Paracidovorax avenae ATCC 19860 genomic region harbors:
- a CDS encoding catalase family protein: MPHSTPTPPPHPLPYRPDYEVPEEDEKQTNAELLAAMRRISETVAKDEGRAYRSVHAKSHGILHGTLEVLPLLPPLAQGLFARPGTHDVVMRISSTPGDLLDDAVSTPRGLALKVLGADGPRLDPADGLAEQDFLMVNGPVFTAATAKQFLRSLKLLAATTDKAPQAKKILSAALRGLESLVEKAGGESATLKAMGGHPATHPLGETYFTQVPLLFGPYMAKLSLAPVSPEIAALKEAPVDLSASPHALRDAVSDALRAHGGTWELRVQLCVDIEKMPLEDASVEWPQDLSPYVAVARVHVPAQATWDPEHSPQEDDRLSFSPWRGLAAHRPLGSIMRVRRAAYPAAARYRQAFNAGEIRGEEEGKSASE, from the coding sequence ATGCCCCACTCCACCCCCACGCCGCCGCCCCATCCCCTGCCCTACCGCCCGGACTACGAAGTCCCCGAAGAGGACGAGAAACAGACCAACGCGGAACTGCTGGCGGCCATGCGCCGCATCAGCGAGACCGTCGCCAAGGACGAAGGCCGCGCCTACCGCAGCGTGCACGCCAAATCCCACGGCATCCTGCACGGCACCCTGGAGGTGCTGCCCCTGCTGCCGCCGCTCGCGCAGGGCCTGTTCGCGCGGCCGGGCACGCACGATGTCGTGATGCGCATCTCCAGCACGCCGGGCGATCTGCTGGACGACGCCGTCTCCACCCCCCGCGGCCTGGCGCTCAAGGTGCTGGGTGCGGACGGCCCCCGCCTGGACCCGGCCGACGGCCTCGCCGAGCAGGACTTCCTCATGGTCAACGGGCCCGTCTTCACCGCGGCCACGGCGAAGCAGTTCCTGCGCAGCCTCAAGCTCCTGGCCGCCACCACCGACAAGGCCCCGCAGGCCAAAAAGATCCTCTCGGCCGCGCTGCGCGGGCTGGAGAGCCTCGTCGAGAAGGCCGGCGGCGAAAGCGCCACCCTCAAGGCCATGGGCGGACACCCGGCCACCCATCCGCTGGGAGAGACGTATTTCACGCAGGTGCCGCTGCTGTTCGGCCCCTACATGGCCAAGCTCAGCCTGGCCCCCGTATCGCCGGAGATCGCAGCCCTCAAGGAAGCGCCCGTGGACCTCTCCGCCAGCCCGCACGCACTGCGGGATGCGGTGTCGGACGCCCTTCGCGCCCACGGCGGCACCTGGGAGCTGCGCGTGCAGCTGTGCGTGGACATCGAGAAGATGCCGCTGGAGGACGCCTCCGTGGAATGGCCGCAGGACCTGTCGCCCTACGTCGCCGTCGCGCGCGTCCACGTTCCCGCCCAGGCGACCTGGGACCCGGAGCACAGCCCGCAGGAAGACGACCGCCTGTCCTTCAGCCCCTGGCGCGGCCTGGCCGCGCACCGCCCCCTGGGCTCGATCATGCGCGTGCGCCGCGCGGCCTATCCGGCGGCGGCACGGTACCGGCAGGCGTTCAATGCGGGGGAAATCCGGGGCGAGGAGGAGGGCAAATCGGCCTCGGAATGA
- a CDS encoding helix-turn-helix domain-containing protein, whose amino-acid sequence MPGFTVRTADQLPALLQAFRKQSGLTQSDVALRLGVTQQTYSALERNAGNMGAARLLQLLSVLGVEMVLDNSAPAPSPSPESLRVAGGTPNW is encoded by the coding sequence ATGCCCGGATTCACGGTACGCACGGCAGATCAGCTGCCCGCTCTGCTCCAGGCCTTCCGCAAGCAGAGCGGGCTGACGCAAAGCGATGTGGCCTTGCGCCTGGGTGTCACTCAGCAAACGTACTCCGCGCTGGAGCGCAACGCCGGGAACATGGGTGCAGCACGGCTGTTGCAGCTATTGAGCGTTTTGGGCGTGGAGATGGTGCTCGACAATTCCGCGCCGGCACCTTCCCCGAGTCCGGAGTCGCTGCGGGTGGCGGGCGGCACTCCGAATTGGTGA